In a genomic window of Magnolia sinica isolate HGM2019 chromosome 14, MsV1, whole genome shotgun sequence:
- the LOC131225293 gene encoding thaumatin-like protein 1b, whose amino-acid sequence MSRPIPILDVFFSHLFISGAKSTTFTFTNNCPFTVWAGTLNNADKPQLPQTGFELAQGASVSLDAPVPWGGRFWGRTRCSTDASGRFACATADCGSGQVSCNGGDAAPPATLVEFTLGGDGGKDFYDTSLVDGFNVPFSVTPQGGTGNCGTSGCAADVNAICPPELQVTASDGATVACKSACLAFNTDWYCCRGAFGTPATCKPTTYSKIFKNACPTAYSYAYDDASSTFTCTGANYLLTFCP is encoded by the exons atgtcgaggccgattccaatt CTAGACGTGTTTTTTAGTCATCTATTT ATTTCAGGGGCGAAATCAACAACGTTCACCTTCACCAACAATTGCCCATTCACAGTGTGGGCCGGCACACTGAACAATGCCGACAAGCCCCAGTTGCCGCAGACGGGATTTGAACTCGCACAAGGTGCATCAGTCTCATTAGATGCTCCCGTCCCATGGGGCGGCCGGTTCTGGGGCAGGACCCGTTGCTCCACAGATGCTAGTGGAAGGTTCGCATGCGCCACTGCCGACTGTGGCAGTGGCCAGGTTTCATGCAATGGTGGGGATGCCGCACCACCGGCCACATTGGTGGAGTTCACTTTGGGGGGTGATGGTGGCAAAGATTTCTACGACACGAGCCTAGTAGATGGTTTCAACGTGCCTTTCTCTGTGACCCCACAAGGTGGTACAGGCAATTGCGGCACGAGCGGTTGTGCAGCGGATGTGAATGCGATCTGCCCACCGGAGTTGCAGGTCACTGCATCTGATGGGGCGACGGTCGCGTGCAAGAGTGCTTGTTTAGCTTTCAACACTGACTGGTACTGTTGCAGGGGTGCATTTGGTACACCAGCCACATGCAAGCCCACAACCTACTCAAAGATCTTCAAGAATGCATGCCCGACGGCTTATAGCTATGCGTATGACGATGCTTCCAGTACTTTTACGTGTACCGGTGCTAACTACCTCCTCACCTTCTGCCCATGA